The following proteins are encoded in a genomic region of Anguilla anguilla isolate fAngAng1 chromosome 15, fAngAng1.pri, whole genome shotgun sequence:
- the LOC118214141 gene encoding TSC22 domain family protein 1-like isoform X3 produces MRSVSGKMSPPWRGYASCKTSVRCCQTAPSVRLLWLWFSGNISVHAAENATRSSGASVVAIDNKIEQAMDLVKSHLMYAVREEVEVLKEQIKELIERNSQLEQENNLLKNLASPEQLAQFQAQVQSSSPPSSAQPPAPPTSQSAGPSA; encoded by the exons ATGCGGTCTGTATCGGGGAAAATGTCACCGCCCTGGAGAGGTTACGCGTCGTGTAAAACGAGTGTGAGATGCTGTCAAACGGCGCCGTCTGTTCGGCTGCTCTGGCTGTGGTTCAGCGGTAACATTAGCGTGCATGCTGCTGAAAACGCTACACG TTCCTCGGGGGCCAGCGTCGTAGCCATAGACAACAAAATTGAACAAGCAATG GACCTGGTGAAGAGTCATCTGATGTACGCGGTGCGTGAGGAGGTGGAGGTTCTGAAGGAGCAGATTAAAGAGCTGATCGAGAGGAACtcgcagctggagcaggagaacaACCTGCTGAAGAACCTGGCCAGCCCCGAGCAGCTGGCGCAGTTCCAAGCGCAGGTTCAGAGCAGCTCCCCGCCTTCGTCTGCgcagcccccagccccgcccacctcccagAGCGCAGGCCCGTCTGCGTAG
- the LOC118214141 gene encoding TSC22 domain family protein 1-like isoform X4 — MNTPCYTVAMDLGVCQLRNFSISFLSSLLGTESSPVRLDNSSSGASVVAIDNKIEQAMDLVKSHLMYAVREEVEVLKEQIKELIERNSQLEQENNLLKNLASPEQLAQFQAQVQSSSPPSSAQPPAPPTSQSAGPSA; from the exons ATGAATACCCCATGCTACACTGTGGCGATGGACCTGGGTGTTTGCCAGCTGAGAAATTTTTCGATATCATTTTTATCGTCATTGCTGGGTACAGAAAGTTCCCCCGTCAGGCTTGACAATAG TTCCTCGGGGGCCAGCGTCGTAGCCATAGACAACAAAATTGAACAAGCAATG GACCTGGTGAAGAGTCATCTGATGTACGCGGTGCGTGAGGAGGTGGAGGTTCTGAAGGAGCAGATTAAAGAGCTGATCGAGAGGAACtcgcagctggagcaggagaacaACCTGCTGAAGAACCTGGCCAGCCCCGAGCAGCTGGCGCAGTTCCAAGCGCAGGTTCAGAGCAGCTCCCCGCCTTCGTCTGCgcagcccccagccccgcccacctcccagAGCGCAGGCCCGTCTGCGTAG
- the LOC118214141 gene encoding TSC22 domain family protein 1-like isoform X5: MRERARGGQGQEKMALKLLLWELEQHLRSSSGASVVAIDNKIEQAMDLVKSHLMYAVREEVEVLKEQIKELIERNSQLEQENNLLKNLASPEQLAQFQAQVQSSSPPSSAQPPAPPTSQSAGPSA, translated from the exons ATGAGAGAGAGGGCGCGGGGCGGGCAGGGCCAGGAGAAGATGGCCCTGAAGCTGCTGCTCTGGGAGCTGGAGCAGCATCTGAGGAG TTCCTCGGGGGCCAGCGTCGTAGCCATAGACAACAAAATTGAACAAGCAATG GACCTGGTGAAGAGTCATCTGATGTACGCGGTGCGTGAGGAGGTGGAGGTTCTGAAGGAGCAGATTAAAGAGCTGATCGAGAGGAACtcgcagctggagcaggagaacaACCTGCTGAAGAACCTGGCCAGCCCCGAGCAGCTGGCGCAGTTCCAAGCGCAGGTTCAGAGCAGCTCCCCGCCTTCGTCTGCgcagcccccagccccgcccacctcccagAGCGCAGGCCCGTCTGCGTAG
- the LOC118214141 gene encoding TSC22 domain family protein 1-like isoform X1: protein MHHPDSAGDSAGSRKMAHPAIFTRRGSNPGTGVSALTTVASTSMGNNLVPTDDYQSPVMMQPPPPAGSSSPGPQHPPHSLNLLPQSQLQPANLPPTGAQIKKKSGFQITSVTPAQISVSTNNSIAEDTESYDDLDESHTEDLSSSEILDVSLSRATDLPERSSSEETLSNLHDAETPGTISPNQPPHPLAPPPTHNAMVNGTVPHHHHHHHHHGRHHQVPTPHSGAGPPPVAGSGVPVGGASVPATLPCTSGALPSGAQTLPAGAGAVLENACAVGGAGPMTQPPGAPAGAAVGANVSAANPSAGSVSAVSSGLGRTSSSSSSGGLSPSPMTPVPGNGSQNTTPIPQSGGTVSASVAMPTASSGVTGPAGGGQIGATGAPPGPTPSQAPMAAGSRFRVVKLDSSSEPFRKGRWTCTEFYDKESAVAPPPAPPPDATPCSEPESASGSIVSTLSHYSESVGSGETGGPPAQDYGQVSAPGPPPTLAPPQEVMTSLQQPGAAPSPGPGHPQPVSYPQGLQPAPVQVGYPAAQQPAAPPPANPALVLPVTQGGGLPPDFAHHLPVVQPAASGTSHLLPPAPGCVPPAVAQPLPHAQGVALPPMLPGNVPDLTQTPPQQHPPEPPPPAAVAPSQAPLSAAPRPAADPRPRAGPLPPASALYASLPSFTASQLQDAQRLLFQHPALFSLPKLASSEHAVSLAPEDSASALPGSAGLFPLKSLPMDGEEGSSSGASVVAIDNKIEQAMDLVKSHLMYAVREEVEVLKEQIKELIERNSQLEQENNLLKNLASPEQLAQFQAQVQSSSPPSSAQPPAPPTSQSAGPSA from the exons ATGCATCATCCGGACTCTGCAGGAGATTCGGCTGGCTCTAGGAAGATGGCGCACCCGGCAATATTTACGAGAAGAGGTAGCAACCCCGGTACCGGTGTCTCCGCGTTGACAACAGTGGCAAGTACGAGCATGGGCAATAATCTTGTCCCGACTGATGATTACCAGTCTCCCGTGATGAtgcagcccccgcccccggccggGTCCTCCTCTCCGGGCCCCCAGCACCCTCCCCACAGTCTTAACCTGCTACCCCAGTCCCAGCTGCAGCCGGCGAATCTGCCCCCGACTGGAGCTCAGATTAAGAAGAAGAGTGGCTTTCAGATTACCAGTGTAACGCCAGCGCAGATCTCTGTCAGCACCAACAATAGCATCGCGGAAGACACGGAGAGTTATGACGATCTGGACGAGTCCCACACGGAGGATCTGTCCTCATCCGAGATCCTGGACGTGTCGCTGTCCCGGGCCACTGACCTGCCGGAGAGGAGTTCTTCAGAAGAGACCCTCAGTAATTTACACGATGCAGAGACCCCCGGCACCATCTCCCCCAATCAGCCCCCGCACCCCCTGGCCCCACCGCCAACGCACAACGCCATGGTGAACGGGACTGTGcctcaccaccatcaccaccaccaccaccatggccGTCACCACCAAgtgcccaccccccactccgGGGCAGGACCCCCTCCCGTTGCTGGCTCTGGGGTGCCAGTGGGGGGTGCTAGCGTTCCTGCTACCCTCCCCTGCACCTCTGGAGCTTTGCCCAGCGGTGCCCAGACCTTACCTGCGGGCGCAGGGGCCGTTTTGGAGAATGCTTGTGCTGTGGGCGGAGCCGGACCCATGACCCAGCCCCCAGGGGCCCCCGCCGGAGCGGCTGTGGGGGCGAATGTTAGCGCGGCGAATCCCAGTGCTGGAAGTGTGAGCGCGGTGAGCTCTGGCCTGGGGAGgaccagcagctccagcagcagtgGTGGCCTCTCTCCCAGCCCCATGACCCCCGTGCCAGGGAACGGCAGCCAAAACACCACCCCAATACCGCAGTCGGGTGGGACAGTGAGTGCCAGTGTTGCCATGCCAACCGCCAGCTCCGGTGTGACGGGCCCAGCGGGTGGGGGTCAGATTGGGGCGACGGGCGCCCCCCCTGGCCCGACCCCATCGCAGGCCCCCATGGCCGCTGGCTCCCGTTTCAGGGTGGTGAAGCTGGACTCCAGCTCTGAGCCCTTCCGGAAAGGCCGCTGGACGTGCACGGAGTTCTACGACAAGGAGAGCgccgtggccccgccccctgccccgccccccgacGCCACGCCGTGCTCGGAGCCAGAGAGCGCCAGCGGCAGCATTGTCAGCACGCTCAGCCACTACAGCGAGAGCGTGGGCAGCGGGGAGACGGGCGGCCCCCCCGCACAGGACTACGGCCAGGTCTCcgcccccggcccgcccccgaCCTTAGCCCCGCCCCAGGAAGTCATGACCTCGCTCCAGCAGCCTGGCGCGGCTCCCTCCCCTGGCCCCGGGCACCCCCAGCCCGTGAGCTACCCCCAGGGCCTGCAGCCGGCTCCAGTGCAGGTGGGGTACCCTGCTGCCCAGCAGcctgcagcaccccccccagccAATCCCGCGCTCGTCCTGCCCGTCACCCAGGGGGGCGGCTTGCCCCCCGACTTTGCGCATCACCTGCCTGTCGTCCAACCCGCTGCCTCCGGGACATCCCACCTGCTGCCCCCCGCGCCTGGCTGTGTGCCCCCTGCCGTggctcagcccctcccccatgcaCAGGGCGTCGCTCTTCCACCGATGTTGCCTGGCAACGTACCGGACCTGACTCAGACGCCCCCCCAGCAGCACCCCCCGGAGCCGCCGCCTCCCGCTGCGGTCGCCCCCAGCCAGGCCCCGCTCAGCGCGGCTCCCCGTCCCGCGGCCGACCCCCGGCCCCGCGCCGGCCCGCTGCCCCCCGCCAGCGCCCTGTACGCCAGCCTGCCCTCCTTTACCGCCTCCCAGCTGCAGGACGCCCAGCGGCTGCTCTTCCAGCACCCGGCCCTGTTCTCCCTGCCCAAGCTGGCATCCTCCGAACACGCCGTCTCCCTGGCGCCCGAGGACAGCGCCAGCGCCTTACCCGGGTCAGCCGGCCTCTTCCCCCTGAAGAGCCTTCCTATGGATGGAGAGGAGGGCAG TTCCTCGGGGGCCAGCGTCGTAGCCATAGACAACAAAATTGAACAAGCAATG GACCTGGTGAAGAGTCATCTGATGTACGCGGTGCGTGAGGAGGTGGAGGTTCTGAAGGAGCAGATTAAAGAGCTGATCGAGAGGAACtcgcagctggagcaggagaacaACCTGCTGAAGAACCTGGCCAGCCCCGAGCAGCTGGCGCAGTTCCAAGCGCAGGTTCAGAGCAGCTCCCCGCCTTCGTCTGCgcagcccccagccccgcccacctcccagAGCGCAGGCCCGTCTGCGTAG
- the LOC118214141 gene encoding TSC22 domain family protein 1-like isoform X6, whose amino-acid sequence MDLVKSHLMYAVREEVEVLKEQIKELIERNSQLEQENNLLKNLASPEQLAQFQAQVQSSSPPSSAQPPAPPTSQSAGPSA is encoded by the exons ATG GACCTGGTGAAGAGTCATCTGATGTACGCGGTGCGTGAGGAGGTGGAGGTTCTGAAGGAGCAGATTAAAGAGCTGATCGAGAGGAACtcgcagctggagcaggagaacaACCTGCTGAAGAACCTGGCCAGCCCCGAGCAGCTGGCGCAGTTCCAAGCGCAGGTTCAGAGCAGCTCCCCGCCTTCGTCTGCgcagcccccagccccgcccacctcccagAGCGCAGGCCCGTCTGCGTAG
- the LOC118214141 gene encoding TSC22 domain family protein 1-like isoform X2, whose translation MHHPDSAGDSAGSRKMAHPAIFTRRGSNPGTGVSALTTVASTSMGNNLVPTDDYQSPVMMQPPPPAGSSSPGPQHPPHSLNLLPQSQLQPANLPPTGAQIKKKSGFQITSVTPAQISVSTNNSIAEDTESYDDLDESHTEDLSSSEILDVSLSRATDLPERSSSEETLSNLHDAETPGTISPNQPPHPLAPPPTHNAMVNGTVPHHHHHHHHHGRHHQVPTPHSGAGPPPVAGSGVPVGGASVPATLPCTSGALPSGAQTLPAGAGAVLENACAVGGAGPMTQPPGAPAGAAVGANVSAANPSAGSVSAVSSGLGRTSSSSSSGGLSPSPMTPVPGNGSQNTTPIPQSGGTVSASVAMPTASSGVTGPAGGGQIGATGAPPGPTPSQAPMAAGSRFRVVKLDSSSEPFRKGRWTCTEFYDKESAVAPPPAPPPDATPCSEPESASGSIVSTLSHYSESVGSGETGGPPAQDYGQVSAPGPPPTLAPPQEVMTSLQQPGAAPSPGPGHPQPVSYPQGLQPAPVQVGYPAAQQPAAPPPANPALVLPVTQGGGLPPDFAHHLPVVQPAASGTSHLLPPAPGCVPPAVAQPLPHAQGVALPPMLPGNVPDLTQTPPQQHPPEPPPPAAVAPSQAPLSAAPRPAADPRPRAGPLPPASALYASLPSFTASQLQDAQRLLFQHPALFSLPKLASSEHAVSLAPEDSASALPGSAGLFPLKSLPMDGEEGR comes from the exons ATGCATCATCCGGACTCTGCAGGAGATTCGGCTGGCTCTAGGAAGATGGCGCACCCGGCAATATTTACGAGAAGAGGTAGCAACCCCGGTACCGGTGTCTCCGCGTTGACAACAGTGGCAAGTACGAGCATGGGCAATAATCTTGTCCCGACTGATGATTACCAGTCTCCCGTGATGAtgcagcccccgcccccggccggGTCCTCCTCTCCGGGCCCCCAGCACCCTCCCCACAGTCTTAACCTGCTACCCCAGTCCCAGCTGCAGCCGGCGAATCTGCCCCCGACTGGAGCTCAGATTAAGAAGAAGAGTGGCTTTCAGATTACCAGTGTAACGCCAGCGCAGATCTCTGTCAGCACCAACAATAGCATCGCGGAAGACACGGAGAGTTATGACGATCTGGACGAGTCCCACACGGAGGATCTGTCCTCATCCGAGATCCTGGACGTGTCGCTGTCCCGGGCCACTGACCTGCCGGAGAGGAGTTCTTCAGAAGAGACCCTCAGTAATTTACACGATGCAGAGACCCCCGGCACCATCTCCCCCAATCAGCCCCCGCACCCCCTGGCCCCACCGCCAACGCACAACGCCATGGTGAACGGGACTGTGcctcaccaccatcaccaccaccaccaccatggccGTCACCACCAAgtgcccaccccccactccgGGGCAGGACCCCCTCCCGTTGCTGGCTCTGGGGTGCCAGTGGGGGGTGCTAGCGTTCCTGCTACCCTCCCCTGCACCTCTGGAGCTTTGCCCAGCGGTGCCCAGACCTTACCTGCGGGCGCAGGGGCCGTTTTGGAGAATGCTTGTGCTGTGGGCGGAGCCGGACCCATGACCCAGCCCCCAGGGGCCCCCGCCGGAGCGGCTGTGGGGGCGAATGTTAGCGCGGCGAATCCCAGTGCTGGAAGTGTGAGCGCGGTGAGCTCTGGCCTGGGGAGgaccagcagctccagcagcagtgGTGGCCTCTCTCCCAGCCCCATGACCCCCGTGCCAGGGAACGGCAGCCAAAACACCACCCCAATACCGCAGTCGGGTGGGACAGTGAGTGCCAGTGTTGCCATGCCAACCGCCAGCTCCGGTGTGACGGGCCCAGCGGGTGGGGGTCAGATTGGGGCGACGGGCGCCCCCCCTGGCCCGACCCCATCGCAGGCCCCCATGGCCGCTGGCTCCCGTTTCAGGGTGGTGAAGCTGGACTCCAGCTCTGAGCCCTTCCGGAAAGGCCGCTGGACGTGCACGGAGTTCTACGACAAGGAGAGCgccgtggccccgccccctgccccgccccccgacGCCACGCCGTGCTCGGAGCCAGAGAGCGCCAGCGGCAGCATTGTCAGCACGCTCAGCCACTACAGCGAGAGCGTGGGCAGCGGGGAGACGGGCGGCCCCCCCGCACAGGACTACGGCCAGGTCTCcgcccccggcccgcccccgaCCTTAGCCCCGCCCCAGGAAGTCATGACCTCGCTCCAGCAGCCTGGCGCGGCTCCCTCCCCTGGCCCCGGGCACCCCCAGCCCGTGAGCTACCCCCAGGGCCTGCAGCCGGCTCCAGTGCAGGTGGGGTACCCTGCTGCCCAGCAGcctgcagcaccccccccagccAATCCCGCGCTCGTCCTGCCCGTCACCCAGGGGGGCGGCTTGCCCCCCGACTTTGCGCATCACCTGCCTGTCGTCCAACCCGCTGCCTCCGGGACATCCCACCTGCTGCCCCCCGCGCCTGGCTGTGTGCCCCCTGCCGTggctcagcccctcccccatgcaCAGGGCGTCGCTCTTCCACCGATGTTGCCTGGCAACGTACCGGACCTGACTCAGACGCCCCCCCAGCAGCACCCCCCGGAGCCGCCGCCTCCCGCTGCGGTCGCCCCCAGCCAGGCCCCGCTCAGCGCGGCTCCCCGTCCCGCGGCCGACCCCCGGCCCCGCGCCGGCCCGCTGCCCCCCGCCAGCGCCCTGTACGCCAGCCTGCCCTCCTTTACCGCCTCCCAGCTGCAGGACGCCCAGCGGCTGCTCTTCCAGCACCCGGCCCTGTTCTCCCTGCCCAAGCTGGCATCCTCCGAACACGCCGTCTCCCTGGCGCCCGAGGACAGCGCCAGCGCCTTACCCGGGTCAGCCGGCCTCTTCCCCCTGAAGAGCCTTCCTATGGATGGAGAGGAGGGCAG GTAA